The following are encoded in a window of Flavobacterium cupriresistens genomic DNA:
- a CDS encoding T9SS type B sorting domain-containing protein yields the protein MSAIKSAGILSLFLFSSLTHSQCTIQTTNSDFEYPVIASGSIAFINQTQHPAALLGWRTTATDNIMEFWSNGYDGRNAYSGNQFIELNAYQSSGLFQDYDTSTTPHFNYSFSHMGRFGVDTMILKVGPPGGPYTTIKTAATAKEWKVYSGTYTVPAGQTRTRFIFESSATATGNPTAGNFLDAISFTASINSPVVADKTICYNSSTTLTATGVPNASFYWYDTTGTNLLHQGATFTTPVLTSDTTYKVKQINSSNCESNFLDVKVSAANIDPPVAADKTICYNSSTTLTATGITGASFYWYDATGTNLLYQGATFTTPILSSDTSYKVKQINSSNCESNFLDVKVSAANISLPMVAHKIICSNSSATLTATGVPNASFYWYDATGTNLLYQGATFTTPVLTSDTTYKVKQINSSNCESNFLDVIISAAHLGLPVVTDKTICYNSPATLTATGVPGASFYWYDARGTNLLYQGATFTTPLLSSDTTYKVKQINSSNCESNFLDVEIKINNLASPLTLTLTDDGQNEIVATASGGKPGYQYSINDGPGSQTNKFAVYESGTYTINTTDENGCTASVSKYFEYTKIDLCIPNYFTPNGDGQNDEWGPECELNYKNLTFTIFDRYGRPLANCSYNKRWDGKYKGKELPTGDYWYTLNLNEPKHDSDFIGHFTLYR from the coding sequence AACTACAAATTCAGATTTTGAATACCCAGTTATAGCTTCTGGTAGTATTGCTTTTATAAATCAAACTCAGCATCCTGCAGCTTTACTTGGCTGGAGAACGACTGCTACAGATAACATAATGGAGTTTTGGAGTAATGGTTACGATGGTCGAAATGCCTATTCCGGAAATCAATTTATCGAACTTAATGCCTATCAATCTTCAGGTCTATTTCAGGATTACGACACTTCTACGACGCCTCATTTCAATTATTCGTTTAGTCACATGGGAAGATTTGGAGTTGATACCATGATATTAAAAGTGGGTCCCCCGGGAGGCCCTTACACCACTATTAAAACTGCCGCAACAGCCAAAGAATGGAAAGTATACTCCGGAACTTACACTGTCCCGGCAGGTCAAACCAGAACACGATTTATCTTTGAATCTTCTGCAACTGCAACGGGAAACCCAACTGCAGGTAATTTTCTGGACGCCATAAGTTTTACAGCCTCTATTAACTCTCCTGTGGTAGCTGACAAAACAATCTGTTATAACTCATCTACCACGCTTACAGCCACCGGAGTCCCTAACGCCTCTTTTTACTGGTACGATACAACAGGAACCAACTTACTTCATCAAGGTGCCACATTTACAACTCCTGTTCTCACATCTGACACCACTTACAAGGTCAAACAAATAAACAGCTCGAATTGTGAAAGTAACTTTCTCGATGTTAAAGTCAGCGCAGCTAATATTGATCCCCCTGTGGCAGCCGACAAAACAATCTGCTATAACTCTTCTACCACACTTACAGCTACCGGAATTACTGGTGCTTCTTTTTATTGGTATGATGCAACAGGAACCAACTTACTTTATCAAGGTGCCACATTTACAACTCCTATTCTATCATCTGATACTAGTTATAAGGTTAAACAAATAAACAGTTCGAATTGTGAAAGTAATTTTCTGGATGTTAAAGTCAGCGCAGCTAATATTAGTCTCCCTATGGTAGCCCACAAAATAATCTGTAGTAATTCATCCGCTACGCTTACAGCCACCGGAGTCCCTAACGCCTCTTTTTATTGGTACGATGCAACAGGAACAAACTTACTTTATCAAGGTGCTACGTTTACAACTCCAGTTCTCACATCTGACACCACTTACAAGGTTAAACAAATAAACAGTTCGAATTGCGAAAGTAACTTTCTGGATGTTATAATCAGCGCAGCCCATCTTGGTCTCCCTGTGGTAACCGATAAAACAATCTGTTATAACTCACCTGCCACACTTACAGCCACCGGAGTTCCCGGTGCCTCTTTTTACTGGTACGATGCAAGAGGAACAAACTTACTTTATCAAGGTGCCACATTTACAACTCCTCTCCTTTCATCTGACACCACTTACAAGGTTAAGCAAATAAACAGTTCAAATTGTGAAAGCAACTTTCTGGATGTCGAAATCAAAATAAATAATCTAGCTAGTCCGCTTACTTTAACTTTAACAGACGATGGGCAAAATGAGATTGTAGCAACTGCAAGTGGCGGAAAACCGGGATATCAGTATTCCATAAACGACGGGCCTGGCAGCCAGACTAACAAATTCGCCGTTTATGAATCAGGTACGTATACGATTAACACTACTGATGAAAATGGATGTACGGCATCGGTTTCAAAATATTTCGAATACACTAAAATTGATTTGTGCATTCCTAACTATTTCACACCTAATGGAGATGGACAAAATGATGAATGGGGTCCAGAATGTGAATTAAACTACAAAAATTTAACCTTTACTATTTTTGACCGCTACGGCCGACCACTAGCAAATTGTAGCTACAACAAAAGATGGGACGGGAAATATAAAGGAAAAGAATTGCCTACGGGTGATTATTGGTATACATTGAACCTCAATGAACCTAAGCACGACAGCGATTTTATTGGACATTTTACTTTATATCGCTAA
- a CDS encoding efflux RND transporter periplasmic adaptor subunit, giving the protein MNALKLSKTLLPIFIFLTLLSSCKKEQPKAPPPMQAPFVTVKSEDVPIYKDFAGQTFGDLDIELIARVDGILTGIHFKEGQKVKKGQLLYTIDPLEYETKVEQVRGQVAVAQSNLVNANEELKRIKPLADMNAVSKRELDAAVAKDKAARSNYASVQASLKNQEIERGYCNIKSPIDGVIGLSNARLGDYITKLGNASRLNTVSKLEKVRVQFTVSEADFLRYQKQTKIGERITDLQLILSDGSFHPQKGTLNFSDSKIDPTTGTVTIEAQFPNPDGTLRSGQFGKVRVLIRTEKDAIVIPQRAVTELQGLFQVSVIDAQNKIETRVVEVGPKTGTDWVITKGLKANEKVAIIGNQFIQPGSTVVPVPYVPDPKQIASTQKN; this is encoded by the coding sequence ATGAATGCTTTAAAACTCTCTAAAACACTGCTCCCAATCTTTATCTTTTTAACCCTCTTAAGTTCTTGTAAAAAGGAACAACCAAAAGCGCCACCGCCCATGCAGGCGCCTTTTGTAACCGTAAAAAGTGAAGACGTTCCGATCTACAAAGATTTTGCCGGACAGACTTTTGGAGACTTAGACATTGAACTGATCGCCAGAGTAGATGGAATTTTAACAGGAATTCATTTCAAAGAAGGTCAAAAGGTTAAAAAAGGACAATTACTCTATACGATAGATCCACTTGAATATGAAACCAAGGTCGAACAGGTTCGCGGACAAGTTGCTGTTGCTCAGAGTAATTTAGTAAATGCTAATGAAGAACTGAAAAGGATTAAACCGCTGGCCGATATGAATGCGGTAAGTAAACGGGAGCTCGATGCGGCAGTTGCCAAAGACAAAGCCGCAAGATCTAATTATGCCAGTGTACAGGCAAGTTTAAAAAATCAGGAAATTGAAAGAGGTTATTGCAATATTAAATCACCAATAGATGGTGTTATTGGCCTTTCGAATGCGAGGTTAGGCGACTACATTACTAAATTAGGCAACGCCTCCCGATTGAATACCGTTTCAAAACTCGAAAAAGTCAGAGTGCAATTTACGGTTAGCGAAGCTGATTTTCTCAGATATCAGAAACAAACGAAAATAGGCGAAAGAATCACAGATCTTCAATTGATATTATCCGACGGTAGTTTTCATCCTCAAAAGGGAACACTCAATTTTTCTGACAGTAAAATAGACCCAACGACAGGAACTGTTACCATTGAAGCACAATTTCCAAATCCGGACGGAACTTTGCGTTCGGGACAATTTGGTAAAGTCCGTGTTTTAATCCGAACCGAAAAAGATGCCATCGTGATTCCACAAAGAGCCGTTACCGAACTTCAAGGACTTTTTCAGGTTTCTGTAATTGATGCACAAAACAAAATCGAGACACGAGTGGTTGAAGTAGGCCCAAAAACCGGCACCGATTGGGTCATTACCAAAGGATTAAAAGCGAATGAAAAAGTAGCCATAATTGGAAATCAGTTTATTCAGCCCGGATCGACAGTAGTCCCGGTTCCTTATGTGCCGGACCCGAAACAAATTGCTTCAACTCAAAAAAACTAA
- a CDS encoding rhodanese-related sulfurtransferase — protein MQLYNTLSAEERAIMIDDAGKQRLTLSFYAYAQISNPTQFRNDLFLAWNPLGVLGRIYVANEGINAQLSLPADHFYEFKDTIEQYDFMKGIRLNIAVEHDDHSFLKLTIKVRDKIVADGLEDESFDATNIGIHLKAKEFNDLLEDPNVIVVDMRNHYESEIGHFTQAIRPDVDTFRESLPIIEEQLAEHKQDKKLLMYCTGGIRCEKASAYFKHKGFENVYQLEGGIIEYTRQVKAEGLESKFIGKNFVFDHRLGERITDDIVSQCHQCGKPCDVHTNCVNEGCHLLFIQCEECAQAMEGCCSTDCISVIHLPEEEQKAIRRGIKNGNMIFKKGKSDVLTFKNNLDPLAAVPTLSDLVKTKAVAKKQPKIKKQYIGKGTHFFPKPSIGQFLIEENEIKIGDTVLIKGSTTGEQKLIIEKMFVNDIESETAVSGDTCTFQLPFRIRLSDKIYKVLD, from the coding sequence ATGCAACTGTATAACACTTTGAGCGCAGAAGAAAGAGCCATCATGATTGATGATGCAGGTAAACAACGACTTACTCTGTCTTTCTATGCTTATGCGCAAATTTCAAATCCAACTCAATTTCGTAATGATTTATTTTTAGCTTGGAATCCGCTTGGGGTTTTGGGTCGAATTTATGTAGCCAACGAAGGAATCAATGCTCAATTGTCTCTTCCGGCGGATCATTTCTATGAATTTAAAGATACCATAGAGCAATATGACTTTATGAAAGGGATTCGTTTGAATATTGCGGTAGAGCATGATGATCATTCCTTTTTGAAATTGACGATAAAAGTGCGTGATAAAATTGTTGCCGATGGTTTGGAAGATGAAAGTTTTGATGCCACAAACATCGGAATTCACCTGAAAGCCAAAGAATTCAACGATTTATTAGAGGATCCAAATGTAATTGTGGTCGATATGCGTAATCATTACGAAAGCGAAATCGGTCATTTTACACAAGCAATACGACCAGATGTAGATACTTTTAGAGAAAGTCTGCCTATTATCGAAGAGCAACTGGCAGAACATAAGCAAGATAAAAAATTGTTGATGTATTGCACAGGGGGAATTCGTTGTGAAAAAGCGAGTGCTTACTTTAAACACAAAGGTTTTGAAAATGTGTACCAGCTTGAAGGAGGGATTATAGAATATACCCGTCAGGTAAAAGCAGAAGGATTAGAAAGTAAATTCATAGGTAAAAACTTTGTATTTGATCATCGCTTAGGTGAAAGAATTACTGACGATATCGTTTCGCAATGCCATCAATGTGGAAAACCTTGTGATGTACATACCAATTGTGTGAATGAAGGCTGTCATCTGCTTTTTATTCAATGTGAAGAATGTGCACAGGCAATGGAAGGCTGTTGTTCTACCGACTGTATTTCTGTAATTCACTTACCGGAAGAAGAGCAAAAAGCAATCCGAAGAGGGATTAAAAACGGAAATATGATTTTCAAAAAAGGAAAATCAGATGTTTTGACTTTCAAAAACAATTTAGACCCATTAGCAGCTGTTCCGACTCTTTCTGATTTAGTGAAAACGAAAGCGGTTGCTAAAAAACAACCAAAAATAAAAAAACAATACATCGGAAAAGGAACCCACTTTTTTCCGAAACCTTCTATTGGTCAGTTTTTAATTGAAGAAAACGAAATCAAAATTGGGGATACTGTTTTAATCAAAGGATCAACAACCGGAGAGCAAAAATTGATAATTGAAAAGATGTTTGTCAATGATATTGAATCAGAAACAGCCGTTTCCGGTGATACTTGTACATTTCAATTGCCATTCAGAATACGATTATCGGATAAAATCTATAAAGTTCTAGACTAG